GATGGGGCGATTTTAATTGTAGCAGCGGGTGATGCCAAAATTGACAATGCTAAATATAAAGCGATTTTTGGCACGAAGGCTAAAATGCTTGCCAAGGAAGAAGTCAATGCACGTATTGGACATGATATCGGGGGTGTTTGCCCATTCGGTATTCATGATGGAGTTGTCGTTTACTTAGATGAATCGCTTAAACGTTTTGCAACGGTATTTCCTGCCTGTGGCAGTAGCAATTCCGCTATTGAACTTAGCATTCACGAACTAGAAGCATATACACCTTATCAACAATGGATTGATGTCTGTAAAGGTTGGAACGATTAATAAACTAATATGGAAAGTAAAAATCCACTGAGCCTCCTGCATAGACAGAAAGCAAAGTGGGTTTTACCTTATTTATAGCCTATAGCTAACCAATGGGAATCCCATTCGGTAATTTGATTGCCTACGCGACAAGACAAACCACACGCGCGATTATCAGCGATAAAAGAGCCGATGAGCCATTTCTTAGAATGGAAGCCATCCGTCTGTTGAATATTGATGGAAGGCATTTCAACGTACTGCTGGTAAATAAACAAATTATCATCATAATGTGTGTAGGCAGATGCATTTGTTTTAGAGCCGTCTCCAGCATAAATTTCTACTGTATTGCCTTCACGAGAATAGACAGGTTTTTTCACAAAAGGCACTCCATCTGCTACAAATGGCTCTGCGGACAAATAAGTTGGTAACATGTACTTATTAATTACAGACCGCTCCTCCGCATTAAATAATAGTGGATCATTTTTCCGCTCCCAAATTAGCCATAATAAAATTTTGGACTGAAGAACATAGGCCGCTGGCGCATTAATAATGGCAAGCTTACGATCTTTTACAAGTTCTAGTAATTGCAGACCAATTCTTTCACCATCAGATGCTATATCGTCAATTAAAAACTCCACTGGATGTGCGGGGCGATATAAAATATCGATTTTTTCCATAGAAGGTGTATAAAGCCCTCTCATTACGCTAGGCGTATCTTTAGAAAAAATAATTAGCTTTTGGATAGGTACATATTCAATATCAAATGGGACACAAGTTTTTAAAAAATTCACCTGGCAATATTCCTCAAAATCCTCTTCAGCCGTTTTTCCTGTTATAACTATTTTAGGTTTTTTAACATCATGTAAATAATGCATTGCGGCAAAAAGTGCACCAGATAGCGTTTTTTGCAATGCTGCTACATCATTAGGATTTTCTAGTTGGAAATGCTGACAGAGCTGTTCATTCATTTCAAACGTTTCTTGGACAAGAAATGGTGTTTCTCCATTCAGTTCTAGACATTTTATATCGCCTTCCTCCGTACAAATAAAATCAAAACGAGCAAGGATGGACTGTTGCTGTAAATAATCCAATTCGATATAAGGCATCATTTCCGACCGAATGCCAAGGGCAAAAAGCTGTTCGTCTGTTAAATGCTTAAATTGTTTTCCAACTTTTAAAAAGATTTGCCAAAGCATCTTCGTGGCGTAATAAATCTCGTCTATCTTCTCTTTTTGCAGTTCCATCACATCGTATAAAGCATATTCTAGATCTTCAAAATCAGAAAAGAAATTAGGAAATTGCGAATAGAATTTTAGCCGTTGCTTACTATATGTAGCGTGTTCCATCGTGCTTCCTCCTTTTCCAGTCGGTTAGGACGAAGACGAGCCTCCTCTAGAAGCCCCTCCAGAGCCGAAACCTGATTTCCCAGCGTTTGATGAAGAGCTATTATACGAACTACCACTTGAAGAGGAACTAGAACCATTGGAATATGAACGCTGACCGCTCGAATAAGAATTCGTGTTAGTCGAATTTGTATTTGAACCACTAGATGTTGAAGCATTCGAATTCGTATTATTTGATGTAGAACTATTTACATTTGAGCTTGAACCACTTGTTGAGGTGCCAGATGACGTCGAAGAAGAACCTCCCGTTGTGATGCCATTTTTCGAGTTTGTAGCATTCGATTTATTCGTATTCGTTGTCGATCCTGCCGCGCCGCCACTGTGATTGTTACGCTCCGTGCCATTTTTTAAATTACGACTTTTGTAAATGGCACTACCAATCATTGCACCCGCAGTAGCATACATTAACCCATTAAAGAAATGCTGTGCGTAATACGAAGAATTTTCGTCTAAACATTCATATGAACCATCATCACTTTCTTGCCACTCATCACAAGCATCAGCCATCTCACTGTTATGTACATTTAGCAATTCATCTTCATTCGTCGTTTGGGAATTATTTTCAACCGTATCCGTCGTATTAACGGGGTCAGACTCCTTCACTACCTCCGTTTCAGCATTACCGCATCCTGCTAGTTGCATCACCATAAACGACGCTGTAGTCACTGCCATATATTTTTTTAATTGTTTCGTCATATTTGTACTCCCCTTATTCTTGTTATCTATTTTACGGATAACTTGTCATTTAGTTTCATTAATTTTACAAATTTATACTTTCAATAGTAACAGTATATGATTGTTATTTCAAAAAACGCCAGTGCAATAATGCCCTGACGTTAATTTTTTGCTATTTATGATTTTACCGATACTTTTCTTCCATAAGTCATCCATCTCCACACTTTTTCTAACGGACCCATTTTAAAGAATTTAAACCATATAACACTAAAGATAATTTGAATGACAAAAATGATAATGGCAATTATCACTATATAGGAAGTTGATAGGACTTCAAGTCCCATTAACTTTATTATAGCTAGCCCTATAAAGCTCTGAGCTAAGTAGTTTGTAAAAGCCATTTGTCCGACACGCCCAATAGGCTTTAATATTTTTACAATCGGCTCATGTTCTAAAATAAGCAATAAGCAAGCTACATAAAAATAGGTCGTCGGGATTACACCTAAACCAAGTAGTAAATGAAGATGCGCATCTTGATTTTGAGAGGCAAACCCAATCCAACTAGATAAGCCTATAAACAATGGACATGTTACATAAATCACCCATTGAATTGGCTTAGTATGTTGTCTTACGTTGCCTATCCAATTAGCTTTTGCAACGAGAAAACCAGTTAAAAACATAATAAAAATCGTCATGATATCATTGCCTAAGAAATCAAAAATTGTTGATAAGAAACTTATATTTGGCATAAATATTTGGCCCAATATACTCACAATATAAACCGCAATCAAGCTAAATAGCCATTTGCTCATTGTAGAAACTTTTGCATGATAAAATGGCAACAAAAAAAGACCGATTACTGCATAAGCAGATAAAATGGAGCCCCAGAAAAAAATTAAATGGACAATCCCTATAAGAAATAATGCTAGTAATCTTCTTGCAAAGCGCCATCTCGGCTTATCCCCCCGAGCTTCAGCACGTGAAGTAAAAATATAATAACCTACACCGAAGAGTAATGAAAAAATCGAAAAAAATTTCTTCTCGATAAATATATCAATTACCGTATCTAGTATGCTATTGAATTTGCTATAAACAGGCAATGGTTGTCCTTCAACTACCAACTGATAAGCCC
This genomic interval from Lysinibacillus sphaericus contains the following:
- a CDS encoding glutathionylspermidine synthase family protein; translation: MEHATYSKQRLKFYSQFPNFFSDFEDLEYALYDVMELQKEKIDEIYYATKMLWQIFLKVGKQFKHLTDEQLFALGIRSEMMPYIELDYLQQQSILARFDFICTEEGDIKCLELNGETPFLVQETFEMNEQLCQHFQLENPNDVAALQKTLSGALFAAMHYLHDVKKPKIVITGKTAEEDFEEYCQVNFLKTCVPFDIEYVPIQKLIIFSKDTPSVMRGLYTPSMEKIDILYRPAHPVEFLIDDIASDGERIGLQLLELVKDRKLAIINAPAAYVLQSKILLWLIWERKNDPLLFNAEERSVINKYMLPTYLSAEPFVADGVPFVKKPVYSREGNTVEIYAGDGSKTNASAYTHYDDNLFIYQQYVEMPSINIQQTDGFHSKKWLIGSFIADNRACGLSCRVGNQITEWDSHWLAIGYK
- a CDS encoding YbaK/EbsC family protein, yielding MAIEKVREHLAQWNLQHKIQELSESSATVEMAAKALGCEPERIAKTLSFLVNDGAILIVAAGDAKIDNAKYKAIFGTKAKMLAKEEVNARIGHDIGGVCPFGIHDGVVVYLDESLKRFATVFPACGSSNSAIELSIHELEAYTPYQQWIDVCKGWND
- a CDS encoding DUF418 domain-containing protein; the protein is MNPTVTQKERIVSLDIIRGLALFGILFINVGAYQLVVEGQPLPVYSKFNSILDTVIDIFIEKKFFSIFSLLFGVGYYIFTSRAEARGDKPRWRFARRLLALFLIGIVHLIFFWGSILSAYAVIGLFLLPFYHAKVSTMSKWLFSLIAVYIVSILGQIFMPNISFLSTIFDFLGNDIMTIFIMFLTGFLVAKANWIGNVRQHTKPIQWVIYVTCPLFIGLSSWIGFASQNQDAHLHLLLGLGVIPTTYFYVACLLLILEHEPIVKILKPIGRVGQMAFTNYLAQSFIGLAIIKLMGLEVLSTSYIVIIAIIIFVIQIIFSVIWFKFFKMGPLEKVWRWMTYGRKVSVKS